One part of the Solanum dulcamara chromosome 8, daSolDulc1.2, whole genome shotgun sequence genome encodes these proteins:
- the LOC129899137 gene encoding ethylene receptor 2-like encodes MLRILASALLISSFFVSLSAADNGFPRCNCDDEGFWSVESILECQKISDLFIAIAYFSIPIELLYFVSCSNFPFKWVLFQFIAFIVLCGMTHLLNFWTYYGQHPFQLMLALTIFKVLTALVSFATAITLITLFPMLLKIKVREFMLKKKTWDLGREVGLIKMQKEAGWHVRMLTQEIRKSLDRHTILYTTLVELSKTLDLHNCAIWKPNENKTEMNLIHELRDRSFNSVYNLPIPRSDPDVIQIKESDGVKILDADSPLAAASSGGSREPGAVAAIRMPMLKVSNFKGGTPELVPECYAILVLVLPGEQGRSWSNQEIEIVRVVADQVAVALSHAAILEESQHMRETLEEQNRALQQAKQDALRASQARNAFQMVMSHGLRRPMHSILGLLSLLQDEKLGNEQQLLVDSMVKTSNVVSTLIEDVMDTSSKDNGKFPLEMRHFQLHSMIKEAACLAKCLCAYRGYNISIEVDRSLPNHVLGDERRVFQVILHMVGNLLKDPNGGLLTFRVLPESVSREGIGGAWKTRRSNSSRDNAYIRFEVGTSNSHSQPEGLPHYRHKRCSREMEEGLSFTMCRKLVQLMQGDIWVIPNPEGFDQSMAVVLGLQLRPSISIGIPEYGESSDHSHSHSLLQGVKVLLADYDDVNRAVTSKLLEKLGCSVSAVSSGRDCIGVLSPAVSSFQIVLLDLHLPDLDGFEVTMRIRKFGSRSWPLIVGLTATADENVTGRCLQIGMNGFIRKPVLLQGIADELQRVLLRPSRMM; translated from the exons ATGTTGAGGATATTAGCGTCAGCTTTGTTAATCTCGTCATTCTTTGTTTCCTTATCGGCTGCTGATAATGGTTTCCCTAGATGCAACTGTGATGATGAGGGATTTTGGAGCGTTGAGAGTATCTTAGAGTGCCAAAAAATCAGTGATCTCTTTATTGCGATTGCGTATTTTTCCATTCCAATTGAGCTCCTTTACTTTGTCAGCTGTTCTAACTTTCCATTCAAATGGGTGCTCTTTCAATTTATTGCATTCATTGTTCTTTGTGGGATGACTCATTTGCTCAATTTCTGGACTTACTATGGCCAACACCCCTTTCAGCTTATGCTTGCTCTAACCATTTTTAAAGTCCTCACTGCACTGGTATCCTTCGCCACGGCTATCACCCTTATCACCCTCTTTCCTATGCTGCTCAAAATCAAGGTGAGGGAATTTATGCTAAAAAAGAAGACTTGGGATCTTGGTCGAGAAGTTGGATTAATAAAGATGCAAAAAGAAGCTGGATGGCATGTGCGGATGCTTACACAGGAGATTCGAAAGTCACTTGACCGTCATACGATACTCTACACAACTCTAGTGGAGCTATCCAAGACACTGGATTTGCATAATTGTGCTATTTGGAAGCCCAATGAGAATAAAACTGAGATGAACCTAATTCATGAGCTGAGAGACAGAAGCTTTAATAGTGTGTATAATTTACCTATCCCGAGAAGTGATCCAGATGTTATACAGATTAAGGAGAGTGATGGAGTAAAGATACTTGATGCCGACTCTCCACTTGCTGCTGCGAGTAGTGGAGGGAGTAGGGAACCGGGAGCTGTGGCTGCAATTAGGATGCCGATGCTGAAAGTGTCGAACTTCAAAGGTGGAACTCCTGAACTTGTCCCAGAATGTTATGCCATACTGGTTTTGGTTCTACCTGGTGAACAAGGTAGGTCATGGAGCAACCAGGAAATTGAGATAGTCAGGGTCGTGGCTGATCAGGTTGCTGTGGCTCTGTCCCATGCTGCAATTCTTGAAGAGTCTCAGCATATGAGAGAAACATTGGAAGAGCAAAACCGAGCTCTGCAACAAGCGAAGCAGGATGCACTTAGGGCGAGCCAAGCAAGGAATGCATTTCAGATGGTTATGAGCCATGGGCTGAGAAGGCCCATGCACTCAATATTGGGTCTGCTTTCCTTGTTGCAAGATGAGAAGTTGGGTAATGAGCAGCAACTTCTTGTGGATTCAATGGTTAAAACCAGTAATGTTGTGTCAACCCTAATAGAGGATGTGATGGATACTTCATCAAAGGACAATGGTAAATTCCCTTTGGAGATGAGGCATTTTCAGCTACATTCCATGATAAAAGAAGCTGCGTGTCTTGCCAAGTGTTTGTGTGCTTATAGGGGTTATAATATTTCCATCGAGGTTGACAGATCTTTGCCTAATCATGTTCTCGGTGATGAAAGAAGAGTTTTTCAAGTTATTCTTCATATGGTCGGAAATCTTTTGAAGGACCCCAATGGAGGGCTTCTCACATTTAGGGTTCTCCCAGAAAGTGTAAGTAGGGAAGGCATTGGTGGAGCTTGGAAAACAAGGAGGTCAAACTCATCTCGTGACAATGCCTATATCAGGTTTGAAGTTGGAACAAGCAACAGTCATTCTCAACCAGAGGGGTTGCCACATTACAGGCACAAACGCTGCAGTAGGGAGATGGAAGAAGGTTTGAGTTTCACTATGTGCAGAAAGCTGGTTCAG TTGATGCAAGGGGACATCTGGGTAATCCCAAATCCAGAAGGTTTTGATCAAAGCATGGCTGTCGTTCTTGGGCTTCAACTGCGGCCATCAATTTCCATAGGCATTCCCGAATATGGGGAATCTTCTGATCATTCGCATTCACACTCTCTCCTCCAAGGTGTTAAAGTTCTGTTAGCAGATTATGATGATGTGAATAGAGCGGTAACAAGTAAGCTACTTGAAAAATTGGGATGCAGTGTTTCTGCAGTTTCATCTGGACGTGACTGTATTGGTGTTCTTAGCCCTGCTGTATCCTCATTCCAAATTGTCCTTTTGGATCTTCACCTGCCTGATTTGGATGGCTTCGAAGTAACCATGAGAATTCGGAAGTTTGGTAGCCGCAGCTGGCCATTGATAGTTGGTTTAACTGCAACTGCTGATGAAAATGTTACTGGAAGATGCCTGCAGATTGGAATGAATGGATTTATTCGTAAACCAGTGCTATTGCAAGGGATTGCTGATGAGCTTCAGAGGGTTCTGCTACGTCCAAGCagaatgatgtga